The sequence ACTGCTATTTGGCACGGCAGGCATTCCGCTCTCTACTATACCACCGGATACGATCAATGGAATAAAGCAGGTTAGAGCCTTGGGCTTGTCTGCAATGGAGCTTGAGTTTGTGCAATCTGTTAATATTTCAGCAGAGAAGGCGCCTCAAGTAAGAGAAGAAGCGGCGAAGCACAAGGTTTTACTTACAGCTCATGGTTCATATTACATAAACCTGAATGCTGCTGAGGAGGATAAGTACAAAGCAAGCATTTTGCGTATTTTACAGGCTGGACGCATTCTTAGTATGTGCGGTGGCTGGAGTCTTGTCTTCCATGCAGGATTTTATTTGAAGAGCACTCGTCAGAATACTTATGAGAAAATTAAAGGTGCGCTAAAGGAAATCAGAAAGACTCTTCTTAATGAAGGAGTTGAGGTTTGGATAAGGCCAGAGACCACAGGGAAGCCCTCTCAGTTTGGGGACCTATTCGAACTTATTTCAGTATCAGAAGAGGTTGAAGGTGTCTTGCCTTGCATTGATTTTTCTCACCTTTACGCAAGAAGCGCTGGAAGAATAAATAAAAAAGAGGATTTTTTAGAGATGATTGGAGCAATTGAAAGCAGGCTTGGCCAAGAGGCTCTAAAAAACATGCATATTCATCTCTCCGGTATAAATTACACTGAGAAAGGCGAGAGGAATCACCTAAATTTTGATGAGTGCAATATGAATTACAAAGGAGTTTTGGAAGCGTTGAATGAATATAAGTGTGCAGGCGTTATAATCTCAGAAAGCCCCAATATTGAGAACGATGCGATTGCTGCAAAAAAATATTTTGAGACTTTATTAAAAAAAGGCCCTGATGGT comes from Candidatus Anstonellales archaeon and encodes:
- a CDS encoding TIM barrel protein, with the protein product MDKLLFGTAGIPLSTIPPDTINGIKQVRALGLSAMELEFVQSVNISAEKAPQVREEAAKHKVLLTAHGSYYINLNAAEEDKYKASILRILQAGRILSMCGGWSLVFHAGFYLKSTRQNTYEKIKGALKEIRKTLLNEGVEVWIRPETTGKPSQFGDLFELISVSEEVEGVLPCIDFSHLYARSAGRINKKEDFLEMIGAIESRLGQEALKNMHIHLSGINYTEKGERNHLNFDECNMNYKGVLEALNEYKCAGVIISESPNIENDAIAAKKYFETLLKKGPDG